The Triticum aestivum cultivar Chinese Spring chromosome 5A, IWGSC CS RefSeq v2.1, whole genome shotgun sequence genomic sequence GCACGTCGCCTGCCACTGTGATCTAACGAGGAACTGATATCACGTGAGGAGCAGAACTAATTTCCAGAAGGAACTAAATAGCTCAACTCAAGCACAATTCTGAAAACTATAGTGATGTTAAAAATCAAGAACAGAGCAGGAATATCAGATCTATTCAAAGATAAGTAGTTCACCATGGCACTCAACTACAAACAAGTGTAAAAAGGGAACCATCAATCACCGCCTTGCACAGCTTCTTGACGAGCGCCATCGGCTTCCTCTTCAGACCCCTCGAGAACCTAACCAATCcgaacacaaatcgaatcaacaaGCTGGATCAAACCAAAGACAACCGCAGCCAGCCACAGTTGCAGATCCGCAACGCAAAGGAGACACCGCTCGTTACCTTCTGCGAGCGCGGGCGGGGAAGAGCCCAACGAGGTCCTCGCTGGACATGTCGAGGAGAGCGTCTAGGTCCACGCCGCGGTAGCTGAACTTGCGGAACATCCTCTTCTTGGGACCGGCGGCTGCCACCTCGGGGTCGACATCAACATCCGCCTGCGACGAGAAAGCACCACGCGGGTCGGGACGGGCTATGGGACCGAGGGGCTAGGGCTTCGGAGAGGCACTCCCCATGGTTGAAGGGAAGGGTGGAGCTCGAGCCAGTGGAAGGCGGCGGCCGTGAAATGGTTGTCGGTTCCATGGCCTTGGCGTGCGGAGGAGGaagctgctgctgctcctgctcaGGTCATTGCAGGTCAAGAGCAGTGGCGCTtggaggggaggccggcggcggggtaGGGGTTGGGACGACGGAGAGGGAGGTCTGGGTCGGGGAGAGGGAGGCAGCGTGAGAACACGGATCAGGGTGGCGATGGCTATGGGGAAAAGGGAGCGGCAGTGGCGATTGGGAGAAGGGAGCTAGGGTTTCGTGGGTGGACAACGATGAGAGGGGCACGGGGTTTGCTGCGGTGGGTTGGATGGACAGATGGATGGATGGACAGACGGACAGATGtttgccatgtcatcaatccatgcCACCACGGATTCCACCAATCAGAATTAAGCTTATGTAATTTTGCTTTTTCCTTTTGTTTCTTTTATAGTTTTTTACCCTCTTACTTAAGGAAAATATTCAATATATTAACCACTaatagtttgttaaaatgaatgAATATTGTGAACATATGTGTATCATgtgatgacaaacaatgttgatctGGAGAGTTTTCATTTTCATTCCACAAAATAcccgttttccatttttcgagtgcccaaaaggaggtcttttgtgaagaacctaccaaataattgttgcaaaattggatcaaatcatttttctaaaatactaggacatatttaatgcacaattgaccaaatggttgggtgtaaatttttttgatccacctctcgtgaaaaagacaaatttccaccaattcagttggaagcgggtcaaatttgaactgtagttgccttgtagtttgctctttattttttccaaaaatcatttctaggtacgtaagtatctgtttaatcagagaaacaccaaaaaaattccaagattcaaccacttgcTAGGAACGGTCactcccgccgttttgaccgcattttcaaacgggcataaaaaattcaaaaaagcaaataattgggaaaccttcgcattgtgtcattatatgtggccaagttcccaggaaaataacaaacttgtaatacggcaattattttaaaaaagtgttctcagaaacgagctatcacgtgtggagatcaatggctttcaagctaaatgatcaatcttatggccacatccatggcatagtttgttcaaatgatctcatattgtgcacaagggtgcatattggaatggcaaacaatgttgcctaaggaagttttcattttctttggacgaaaaaaccattttccatttttcgagtgcccaaaaggaggtttttttgtgaaggacctcccaaataattgttgcaaaattggaccaaatcattttttctaaaatactaggccatatttaatgcacaattgaccaaatggttgggtgtaaaaagttttgatccacctctggtgaaaaacacaaatttccgccgattcagctagaagcgggtcaaatttgaactgcgactgcctcatagtttgctctttattttttccaaaaatcatttataggcacataagtatctgtttaatcagagaaacatcaaattttttccaagattcaaccactagctagaacggtcaagcccgccattttgaccgcattttgaaacaggcataaaaaattcaataaaaatcaaaaaattggaaaaccttcgcattgtgtcattatatgtggccaagttcccaggaaaaataacaaacttgtaatacagcaattattttaaaaaagtgttctcagaaacgagctatcacgtgtggagatcaacggctttcaagccaaatgatcaatcttatggccacattcatggcatagtttgttcaaatgatctcatattgtgcacaagggtgcatattggaatggaaaacaatgttgcctaaggaagttttcattttctttggacgaaaaaaacgttttccatttttcgagtgcccaaaaggaggttttttgtgaaggacctcccaaataattgttgcaaaattggaccaaatcaattttctaaaatactaggacatatttaatgcacaattgacaaaatggttgggtgtaaaaagttttgatccacctctcgtgaaaaacacaaatttccgccgattcagctggaagcgggccaaatttgaactgcggctgcctcatagtttgctctttattttttccaaaaatcatttataggcacataagtatctatttaatcagagaaacatcaaaatttttccaagattcaaccactagctagaacggtcaagcccgtcgttttgaccgcattttgaaacgggcataaaaaattcaataaaaatcaaaaaattggaaaaccttcgcattgtgtcattatgtgtggccaagttcccaggaaaaataaaaaaattgtaatacgtcaattattttaaaaaagtgttctcagaaacgagctatcacgtgtggagattaatcgctttcaagccaaatgatcaatcttatggccacattcatggcatagtttgttcaaatgatctcatattgtgcacaagggtgcatattggaatggaaaacaatgttgcctaaggaagttttcattttctttggacgaaaaaaacattttccatttttcgagtgcctaaaaggaggttttttgtgaaggacctcccaaataattgttgcaaaattggaccaaatcaattttctaaaatactaggacatatttaatgcacaattgacaaaatggttgggtgtaaaaagttttgatccacctctcgtgaaaaagaaaaatttccgtcgattcagttggaagcgggtcaaatttgaactgcacctgcctcttagtttgctatttattttttccaaaaatcatttataggtacataagtatctatttaatcagagaaacaccaaaaaaattccaagattcaaccactagctaggaacggccattcccgctgttttgaccgcattttgaaacgggcataaaaaattcaaaaagaatcaaaaaattgggaaaccttcgcattgtgtcattatatgtggccaagttcctaggaaaaatgacaaacttgtaatacggcaattattttaaaagagtgttctcagaaatgagctatcatctttgaagattcatggctttcaagccaaatgatcaatcttatggccacattcatggcatagtttgttcaaatgatctcatattgtgcacaagggtgcatattggaatggcaaacaatgtttcctaagggagttttcattttctttggacgaaaaatcaattttccattttcgagtgcccaaaatgagtttttttgtgtgaaggacctaccatatatttgttgcaaaattggaccaaatcaattttataaaatactaggccatgcttaatgcacaattgaaaaaatggttgggtgccaaaagtttttatccacctctagtgaaaaaggcAAATTTTTGCTGATTCAGTAGGATGCGggacaaatttgaactgcaactgcctcatagtttgctctttattttttcaaaaatcatttctaggtagaaaagtatctatttaatcagaaatacatggtttggtggtgatacgttgaggtttggatggtggcccagggctccaactccaaagcgcgtagactcACATGCCCGCCGTGTGGTCACCGCGTGATAGTGGTGTTGCCAcgcgttctgggcggcctaggcatgtctagtgggttgggtacTCCCCTGATAGGTGTTAGGAAGAAGAAGGCAATAGAAGAATCTCATGAGGAGACTGAACcgagctcaaacatgaattagcacccaagtgtttgattagtagtacgtgcacatggccaatgggcctgagttttggccgaggatgatcatctactaaggacactatcttggaaaatttgcagctcaaatggaggagcttaggtgtcacttgctttgcaacgtaccacactggacagaaatatgaatgttgaagccacactgacatgtattgttagatggggctcaaatttggtggagagctatgatttgggaatatagaagatgtggcaaaaattcagctcattaggatatgACTAGCCAAtacttccttcacaacagttcgagctgaacaaaaactttggaaatttgccgaggaagatttaccagTCAAATGcagttgaatattgtcatgaggcaatgatttggatagtaaagaatgcccaattttttttggaaattttgggaatgacagaaatataggttgcttcacaacctagggcaaaaattgacacatggtcatgacacataggcaaaactgatgaggtggcaccttgtcatagcaataagtaccaatgcatccacgttcacaacctcatgaccatttatattggtcgtaatcaggtagaaataaggtcattGGCGCCTCTtgtctgctttgtgaccatttggtgtaagcaatttcagggtttgagcccttccaagcgaaatggccgtgaatttatgaccaattcagctggggtcactaagagaaggtcataagttgacatatttcttgtagtgatcaaGAGCACCCCCCACCACAAGGGTCTTGCGGACGCTTTGTCTGGAGAGACCGAAGCCCCCTCCTCCCATGACggagatgaggaagaggaagaggaagaggaggaggagttggagagcGACTCCTCCcgcaaggggaggaagaagaagagggcggccaccgAAGACCCGCAGGGGGAGGCAGCCAAGAGGGGGAAGATGACCCTCTAGGACAGTTTGGACTCAGATGCCGAAATGGTCCCCAAAAAACCTCCtagggtgaagcccctggccgaatcgtaagtgcTTAGATACTTACTGTTTATCTTTCAGTCTTCCTATATTCATCACATAggttatcatgttatgcatctttcAGCCCTCCCCGCAATCTCCTGAACACTTCGCTATCGGAGGGGAGTTCTCTGCCACCTGAAATGGCAAAGAGCGAGATGCCGCCACGAGCCCCTCGCCAACCATCATGGATGATACTAAGGTGttatcccgaaggacctctccaGGCCATGGAGAGGCGAGCGAGGCCATCAAGAAGGCGCCCGAGGGTAATACCTCGGTCGCCGAAGACATAGGGGATGCTACCCCTATGGCAGCCGATGatggggactgagggagtcctggattagggggtcctcagactgccgtactatatactttggccagactgttggactatgaagatacaagattgaagacttcgtcccgtgtccgagtgggactctccttggcgtggaaggcaggcttggcaattcggatatgtagatctcctcccttgtaaccgactctgtgtaaccctagccccctccagtgtctgtataaaccggagggtttagtccgtaggacgacaacaatcataatcataggctagcttctagggtttagcctctacgatctcgtggtagatcaactattgtaatactcatatcatcaagatcaatcaagcaggaagtagggtattacctccatcaagagggcccgaacctgggtaaacattgtgtcccccgcgtcctgttaccatccgccttagacgcacagttcgggaccccctacccgagatccgtcggttttgacaccgacattggtgctttcattgagagttccactgtgtcgtcaccataaggcttgatggctccttcgatcatcggcaacgatgcgatccagggtgaggtttttctccccggacagatcttcgtagtcggcggcttcgcactgcgggccgactcgtttggccatctggagcagatcgagagctacacccctggccatcaggtcaggtttggaagtttgaactatactgccgacatccgcggagacttgatcttcgacggattcgaacccatgtcaggtgcgccgcacagtcacgacgagcatgacttagctctgccgccagacggtgttcgggagatcacacctgtagctactccggccctcaatccggagcagatcatgccgtccgaggatgggtggatggaccccaccacggaggccgcacactcagcggcgatagagccgaatactgacttcaccccctatgagacctgtgttgccggacccttggattcatccccggccacaggctctgaaccgcctgcgtccgtgcctatcgaatctgattgggcaccgatcatggagtttacctccgcagatatctttcaacactcgcccttgggcgatgtgctaaattcactgaggtctctctccttgtcaggagacccttggccgaactatgtctggcttgagtgggaagtggacgacgaagaaattcgtcccccacccaccacccacttaatagccactgtcgacgacttaaccaacatggttgatttcggctccgaagacatcaatggtatggacgacgatgtaggagaagaacaggaaccaccgcccacagggcactggactgccacctcatcatatgatatatacatggtggacacccccaaagaaagcaatggcaataaggcaacagaggataatccccccgagaagcaatctaagcaccggcgtcaacggcgccgctctaagcccctcCATAGCAAAAACGacgataccagcacaagagacaataacgttgcggatagcgccgaagacgaagacaatcccctccagccaggcctcgagcaggaggatgggcaagccagctctaaggaacaggcagcagacggagaattagaggatgacaattacatgcccctctccgatgacgaggtgagcctctgcgatgaagaatttatcatgcctgaggatcccgtcgagcaggagcgcttgaagcgccggcttatagccacagcaaaaggcctgaagaaaaagcaacaacaccttcaagttgaccaagatctgctagcggatagatggactgaggtcctggcggccgaggaatacgaactcgagcgcccaaccaaaagttacccaaaacgcaggttgctaccccaactcgaggaggaagcattaaagcctatgCTCCCAGCGTATGATGCAGCTAACCGACCACCTCGtagccgagacaaagcggcatatcaggccgaagtccagcccgcaccccatcgccagttaaacaaaaataccaaggctcggcgcaacacgcaggacctgcgagacatattggaaaacaaagcaggacatagaagatcgatctacggatcacggggcgcgccccaacgcgtgacgatgaccgtcacgccggatatactaaaagcaaatccggccgggccggatatagcagacaagactcgtatgaactgcgttgtgatatagcctggcacagaggcgccgcacaccccctatgcttcactgatgaagtaatggatcacgaattcccagaaggttttaaacccgtaaatattgaatcatatgatggcacaacagaccccacggtatggatcgaagatttcctcctccacatccaaatggcccgcggtgacgatctacatgccatcaagtacctcccattaaaactcaaagggcctgctcggcattggctcaatagcctgccggcaaactccattggcagttgggataatttggaagatgcattccttgacaacttccagggcacttatgtgcgaccaccggatgccgatgacttgagtcacataacccaacagccaggggaatcagtcaggaaattctggactcagttcctaactaaaaagaaccaaattgtcgactgtccggatgccgaggccttagcggcatttaagcataacatccacaatgagtggctcgcccgacacctcggccaagaaaagccgaagtctatggcagccctcacgacactcatgacctgcttttgcgcgggcgaggacagctggctggctcgcaacagcaacacatcaagaaatcctggcaattcagatgccaaagatagcaacggcaagccacgtcaTAACAAACACAAGTGCCGCAACAacagcgacaacactgaagacacaacagttaatgccggattcagtggctctaaatccggtcagcgaaaaaagccattcaagagaaGCAATCCCgacccgtccagcttggaccgcatactcgatcgttcatGTCAAATTCACAGCACCCTCGAtaaactagccaaccacaccaacagagaatgctgggtgttcaaataggccggcaagtcgaatgccgaaaacaaggaaaatgggctgcatagcgacgacgaggaggagccccggccgccgaacataggaggacagaagaaatttcctccccaagtgaaaacggtaaacatgatatacgcaacccatacccccaagcgggaatggaagcatgcactgagggacgtctacgcgatggagccagtcgccccaaagttcaacccatggtcttcttgtccgatcaccttcgattgcagggaccaccccaccagtatccgtcatggcagttctgccgcattagtccttgaccccatcattgacggatttcacctcacttgagtccttacgGATggtagcagcagcctgaacctgctctaccaggatacaatgcgcaaaatgggttagacccctcaaggatcaaacccaccaaaaccacctttaaaggtttcatcctaggtgtagaggcctgttgtacgggctcaatcacactggaagtagtcttcggatctccggacaacttccaaagcgaggagttaatcttcgatatcgtccccttccgcagtggctatcacacactgctcgaacaaaccacatttgccagattcaatgaggtaccacattatgcatacctcaagctcaaaatgccaggacctcgcggggtcataacagttaatggaaacacagagcgctcgctccgcacggaggagcacaccacGACCATCGCAGCAGAGGCGCAGagcagccttatgaggcaaaccgccaattcggcaaaaaatgccccggacaccttcaagcgagtccggagtaccctgtaAGAGGATCACCAGACACGTTTTTTTAGAGCtctcctagcaattcggcctccatcctagtcccagtcaagcggtgaaatttgcgccgtgcgtacataattacgcactcaagataccatgggcataggcggaggcacagccatggcacggcccacaatgcggctcaactgcTTCAGGACCCatatacctttaacattttcttcctttcaggcccctattctctgaaggccctctccgatcgtctgattatcggacccctcatgggaaggaaacaccaaggaagcaagaagctttgacatacaagggaatccccaggtggtctctgataacgatcgctatacctgttttacatacccacatgcagcttgcccttggataggacatgtcaaataatcctatttttgcttatttcactacttgtatacatatgctttgacgtatcatttaaataacaatgtacatcattagcttattattgcatttcttcatcttttttccctgtctgcttatttacgacaaatttcacccatacattctggtacatccagtacgccaggggcttcagtgtaccccataacacaacatgaaaagtccgaacactttcgacagtgcggcaccccgaacttatatcattctatgcatcagctccgaatcatgtcttgggtcaatagttgggtttgcccggctcccatgttttggtaccttacgttccgctatatcggctaaggtagca encodes the following:
- the LOC123101321 gene encoding uncharacterized protein, which encodes MSAPGKNGHEVEKDKQSKEIESLKAQLSLAQKENEKLKGGMFGLLTGRPEEEVTGFHGDVLKELSVPLGPIARPDPRGAFSSQADVDVDPEVAAAGPKKRMFRKFSYRGVDLDALLDMSSEDLVGLFPARARRRFSRGLKRKPMALVKKLCKAVIDGSLFTLVCSHPSSRSRRRDASSWP